taattttcttttttttatcattttttatgTAATGTGTAATATGGTTGAAATTTTGTTTAGGTGGGGTTTTCAAACTGGAATTATTTTTGCCCGAAGAATATCCAATGGCTGCACCAAAGGTATTGTAATTATGGGTACTCCTTCCATTGCTTCTAGGAAATGAATCACTTATTTCATATTGGCTGTTGAATCACAAATGGTTGAGGTGTTTTACCAGAGTAAAATACATCCTTTCGTATCTTTGAAGTTCATTTGTGTTGGTCCTTTTGTCCAAacattgaatttatttgtaatttGATATGTAATAATAATATTGTTACTCCTGTGCTTCATATAGTTTGATGCCTTTAGTTTCCCTCCTCCTTGGATccaattttttgtaaaattctaaATAGTTGGTTGTGAATATAGTAATGTTAAGGATAATTCAGGATACTCAGACGTGCTTTGACAAGATCAATTAGACATTTAGGGTTGGGTTTTGGCAATTAGCATTGGGAAGCATCATTTTTAGGCTTAACAAAGATTGCAGGTGAAGGATGTACTGGTTCATCATGTCTTTTCTTCCTTatctatttaataataaaaaattgatcGTTAAATGCAAGGGTGGTAACGGTTAGATTATGTTTAGGGATGATTGGTTTCCTATAATGAGTGAGTGCTTAAACTATACTAACTCATTTTGTGGGCATAAAACCTTTGCCAAACCCAACCCATAGAAGAATTCTCAACCCTAAGCTGGCTTAtctattttatttgttatgaatatctaattattattgcattaataaattaaaataattaatctatTTCTCCATTAGCAGCAAGTGAAAAGAGATTAACAAGCATGCCTTCAAAACCATTGTCAAAAATAAGATTCAACCAACTCCAGATGGAAACTGTCAAATTGATCCACTTATTCTTGTTTGAATATGTTGCTACCATTGACAACATTAAGTTCTTGTCATGACTAACTAGCCATTCAAGTTTGTTTGGTTCCATTCCTTTCCTTCTGCTTTTATATCCTGTTTGATTCTATAGTAAACCATTGGACCTAAATATGTAAATTTGAACGTTTCCTGTTTTTAAATGTATTCAAAATCATTAGCCTGAATGTGACCCACGTATCTCAACATATTGAAAGCTTGAATGAGAAGTAGGAATGGGCTAGGCCGGGAAGGTTTGGCTATTCCCATCCATGACCCTTAGTTATTAAGGGCAGGTGGCACAAGCATCCGCATTTAAAGtattatactttttataatttcaTAAATTATTAAATACTGTGTGCATTTGTTAAATTTTCTACGCtattagttactatttgagaaagaaATATGAGTATTAATTTTTTGTCTTCAATGTTCAAACATGTATATGTTTCTCATTAATAATGATAGTTTGTCATATTTGTAATTGTAGCAGGTACGAAATCATAATTATGATGTAGATTTTCTTTTaagattggattttttttttcttttttgggttTTGTTTTTggtggtggggggggggggggggtggtggtgGGGGTGTAGGGATTGAGTGGCCTAAATTCTTCCCTGTCGCCCTACCTTTAATGAGGTGGGATTTCTATTAGTTCAAAGCGAGGCGGATGATATCCTATGGGACGATATGAAGTTTCCATATCTAACTATAACCCCtaaattttacatatatatatatatatatatatataagatattatactttttataatttcataaattattaaatattgtgTGCATTTGTTAAATTTTCTACGCtattagttactatttgagaaagaaATATGAGTATTAATTTTTTGTCTTCAATGTTCAAACATGTATATGTTTCTCATTAATAATGATAGTTTGTCATATTTGTAATTGTAGCAGGTACGAAATCATAATTATGATGTAGATTTTCTTTTaagattggattttttttttcttttttgggttTTGTTTTTGGTGGGGGGTGTGGTGGTGGGGGTGTAGGGATTGAGTGGCCTAAATTCTTCCCTGTCGCCCTACCTTTAATGAGGTGGGATTTCTATTAGTTCAAAGCGAGGCGGATGATATCCTATGGGACGATATGAAGTTTCCATATCTAACTATAACccctaaattttatatatatatatataagatttgaGAGTTGAAGGGGTGTGGTTAACTTGGGATTGGGTGGCGTAAATTCTTACCTATTGTTGCCTTACCTTTAATGAGGTGGGAATTTTCTATTAGTTCAAGGCGAGGCGGATGATATCCTGACACAAACTTATGAACTCatttattttacatattaatTTCATTATACATATTATATCTTGAACTTACAATAAACcgagtaaaaataaaaatttcctatTCTAAGTAAATGTTAGGTATCTTAAAGAAGTTTGTCCGCTTGTCAGCTTTGATTAATGGAAAATTATATAATACATCAATTATTCCATGTAAGTTAACTTACATGAAATGTCAAATCAATGGtgaatatacatatatgtattgtGGGTTCTAAAAAATTGTAaccgtaatttttttttaaattttaataactaaattTGTATATTTATCAATCTCTTATTATTCTATTATTCCATGTAATATAATGTGCAATACATAGTATAGCCGCTTCGATATGAAGTTTCCATATCTAACTATAACCCTTAAAATTGAATTGGACTGGTTAGCATATTGATTCTCGTTTTGCTTCCTTTGGTTGGTAGGATTGAGACAAGTTGTGCCTTTAAAATTTGGGATTACTGCCTGTTCGCAGggacattttatttttttcaatgttGTGGAAATACAATAATGCAAGAGTTGGTTATAATAACCATACTTACATGGAGAAATTTTTGCAATATTGTGGAAATAGCTTAACTGTAGTTATCCATGAATTGATTGGGATAATTGAAAGCATTATAATGTTCAGGCAAAATTATGTTTTTAATAACATTTTTCATTAATCATTCATATTATCTGTCCAATGTCTTCTGCAATATCCAATGTGACTGACTTGGTTATTGGTGTACTTCTTGAATTCACCTTGATTTAAAATAATCAAAGTTTCCCGATCTTCATATACCTGCACATCCTAAAAATGGTGTATTTTTTTAATTGGGTGTATTTCATTATATGCTGCATTCCTTCACAAATCACAAGTGAGCTCCATGTTTGGTTACTTCTAAAGGTCTTTTCATATTTCAGTTCTTCCAGTGCTATTGTTTTTTGTAATTTTCAAACCTTTTTTCTACCTCATTATTTTTCTCTCTTACAGGTTCGATTTCTTACCAAAATTTACCATCCTAATATTGACAAGGTGGGCTTTGCTTCTTCTGTTTTTCTCTCTATGTTTTAGTTCCGTTGTTTCATGTCTCAGAGGAAGTAAATTTTTGATGTAGCTTGGAAGGATATGCCTTGATATTCTGAAAGACAAATGGAGCCCTGCTCTTCAGATACGAACTGTACTTTTGAGGTACTATGAGATGTGATTTTTTGTTGATTTGCTACTTGTTGGAATATTTTCAATCATGAACGGTGAACCTTGTGATGTCCAGCATTCATGGCTTGACTGATGGATCTGGCGTCCTAGGAGTATTTACACAGGTTGTGTAAATATTTAACATGTGAAAAATATCTCTGTTGCTGCCCCTTTTTATCtttcaaaataaaaatgattCTCTGGTGGTGgagatttgattaaaattttttgAAGAATCAATTAAGAAACAACTCCAAATGTTCTAGGATAATTTGAGTGGAGTTTACAATTGTGCATATATGACAAATGAGATGGATATAATATTGACCTTTTCTCTTTTAATAGTATCCAAGCACTTCTTAGTGCTCCAAACCCTGATGACCCTCTTTCTGAGAACATTGCAAAGCATTGGAAAACTAATGAGGCTGAAGCTGTTGAAACAGGTGATGTTTCTAGCAACTTTGTACCAGTTTCTACATTTTTTTTTCGTTTGAGTAAAGCTTATTATA
The Hevea brasiliensis isolate MT/VB/25A 57/8 chromosome 15, ASM3005281v1, whole genome shotgun sequence genome window above contains:
- the LOC110670359 gene encoding ubiquitin-conjugating enzyme E2 36, yielding MANSNLPRRIIKETQRLLSEPAPGISASPSEDNMRYFNVMILGPTQSPYEGGVFKLELFLPEEYPMAAPKVRFLTKIYHPNIDKLGRICLDILKDKWSPALQIRTVLLSIQALLSAPNPDDPLSENIAKHWKTNEAEAVETAKEWTRLYASGA